The Alteromonas mediterranea DE genome contains the following window.
CGCGCGTTGTGAAAGGTTTCTGATTGATAGCTAGCTGACAATTGCGCCGCCATATTGCCGTTAAAGGCATCCCAGTTATAGCGAAGCATGGCAGACGCCTGAAATTCAGGGGTAAATGGCGGTGTGGTATCAGCAAAATAGCCAGAGGCCACCTCTAAGTCTTCAACCACCGCATCGGTATAAGAGAAATTCACCATGACATCTACGCTGTCTGCTGGCGTTAAAAAGACCTCTAGTTCCACACCACTAAATGACGCTTCTTCATTGGTAACCACACCCGCGTTATTTACCCACGAAAACGATTGGTAATCGCTGTAGTCATAGTAAAAAACATTGGCATTAAACACGCCGCTTCCCTGCATAAAGCTGTGCTTTAAGCCAGCTTCGTATGAAGTCAGCTCTTCAGGTTCATAAAAGCTAAATCCACCTAATAGTGGTGCATTGAAACTGCCCGCTTTTACACCTCGATTTATACCGGCGTAGTAAAGACTATTGCCCACGCTATACTCTAATTGGAGTTTAGCTGACCATAAGTTTTGATCGTTTTGTTCATCCATTACCTCTAACGAGGCCGTGCTAGTATCAATTTCTATAATGCGATCGTTGGTATTTTCATTCTGATACACATTACCCAAAAAGTCTTTGTTCTCGCGGGTATAGCGCAAGCCGCCCACTAAAACAAGGTCATCGGTTAAGCTATAGTCTACCTGTCCGAATACAGAGTAAGAATCAGTTTCAAGCGATACTAACGTATTGTTTTCTTCGCCACCTAAAAAGAAGGTAGTGGGTGAACCCGCTAACCCTTGACTGTAATCCGTATCGATAGAAAGGTAATAAAGCCCTCCAACCCACTTTAAGTCGGCAGTTTCACCTGAAAAGCGAAACTCTTGGCTTAACTGTTCGATGGTGCTATTTGACTGGAAGATAAGCTCAGGAGACGCCGTTTGGTCAGAATCAAGACCAACAGTACGCTTGAATTCTTTATAATCTGACATCGCAAAGAAATCGAAGCTTTCAAAGGCATAGTCTAGTGTTGCCGCCAAGCCTTTTGACTTGATTTTGTTTTGATCGTCAAAGGCAAAGTCTTTATTTACCTTATTGCCCGAACCGTCAGGGTCAAAGTTACCGTTGAAATCACCACCTTGCACTGGGCGGAAGGGGTCGCCATTAAAATTACCATCTACGCACACACCCGCTTGAATAGTGTCACAGCCTAGAGGATCGTCGGCTGCGAAAATGACATCTATCACATTGCCTGCGGCATCTTTTACTTCTGTGGTATTTACCACCTGATACGGGCCTTCACTTTTGGTGGTATCAGACCAGTTACCGCTTAGAAGTAAGGTGCCTTCCTCGCCAATATCAAACATCAGCTGGGCACGAAACGCTTTAGTATCGTCGTTGTAGCCGTCTTCTCCGCCGCCTACTGAACCCAAGCGCGTATCGGGTGCTGCACCGTCTTCATAAATATTTTCGAGTATTTCACCTTGCTGATTGGTAAACCCAGAAAAGCGACCATAAATGCCATCTGCTATTTCCCCAGATATTGCCCCTTCAAAACGATATTGTTCGAAACGGGCTGCGGTAAACTCTGCATAGCCCTCGGTGTCAGCAGTAGGTTTTGCGGTAATGGTATTTACCAGCCCGCCCGTGGCGTTTCTGCCAAACAATGTCCCCTGCGGACCTTTTAAAATTTCTATACGGGCTACGTCGAATAAGCCAAAGGTTTGTGCTTGGGTACTTGCTAAATATCCGCCGTCCACATAGACCGCCACCGGCGCTTCAGCCAAGTCAGCGTAGTCGTTTTGCACCACGCCTCGAATATTGAAAATAGCGCGCTGGCCACCAATATCACCGGCTAGCGACACACCTGGGGTAAAGGCGATAAGCTCGGTACTGCTCTCAAGGCCCAGCGCTTCTAATTGCTCGCCTGAAAAGGCGGTAATAGCAATACCCACATCGCTTATATTCTCGTTGCGCTTTTGCGCGGTAACTTCAATACTTTCCCAAACATTCTCTGCAGCAAAGGCTGCTGGCGCACTTAACGCCATCCCAACGGTTAACGCCAGCAGACGCTTGTGTGTATTTAACGTATGCATGTTTTACTCTCGTTTATAGTTCTTTTGACAAGCCTTGCGGCGGTGTTGTCCCGATATTTTTTTAAGAGTAACGGTCGACGTGAACTGCTTATCGATTGCCACTAGGGTGCAAACCTAAGGCAGGACTGGAGAGGAACTGCCAAAGGTTTGCGGGTTTAAATTGTTATTATTAATGGCTTAGTGTTAAGCCTGGTTCTAGGCGTAATTTGTTCTGCTTTTTCCCAGCTAACGTTAGCTTTTACGACAAGGTTTTCTTAGCGAACTAACCGTTTTTTCGAAAAAACGCCTTGCTAGCTAGGAAAAGAAAAGCTCACTCCTTCTCGAACGCCACTTGAAGGCCAACGCTGGGTGATAGTTTTGCGCTTGGTATAAAAGCGAACGCCGTCTGGGCCGTATGCATGAAGGTCACCAAACAGTGAACGCTTCCATCCGCCAAAACTGTGATAAGAAACGGGTACCGGCAGCGGTACGTTAATACCTACCATGCCCACTTGAATGTTGTCAGAAAAGTAACGGGCAGCTTCGCCATCCCGTGTGAATATGCAGGTGCCGTTGCCGTATTCATGCTCGTCGATGAGCTGCATGGCTTGCTGCATACTTTCAACGCGCATCACCTGAAGCACTGGGCCAAAGATTTCCGCTTTATAACTGGTCATTTCCGGCGTGACGTTATCGATAAGGGTTGCGCCCAAGAAAAATCCGGTTTCATAGCCTTCAACGGTGGGGCTTCGCCCATCCACCACCACGTTAGCGCCTTGCTCAGCGGCACTCGTGATATAACCTTCTACTTTCTCTTTGTGCTGTAGAGTAATAAGCGGGCCAAAATCGTTAGAGGCATCGTCAAATGCCCCCACTTTCAAGCCTTTCATGGCTGTTTGCATTTTATCTACGATTTTGTCGGCCACCTCATCGCCCACCGCTACCACTACTGATAACGCCATACAGCGTTCTCCGGAAGAACCGAAAGCTGCGCCAAGCAACTGGTTTACCGCGTTATCAATGTCAGCATCTGGCATAACAATAGCGTGGTTTTTAGCACCGCCTAAGGCTTGGCAGCGCTTGCCGTTCGCGTTTGCTTTTGAATAGATGTATTCAGCAATAGGCGTAGAGCCTACAAAACTCACCGCTTTAATGCGTTCATCATCAAGAATTTGATCAACGGCTTCTTTATCGCCATTCACCACATTAAATACGCCATCAGGTAGCCCGGCTTCTTTGAGTAGCTTAGCTAAGAAAATAGCGCAGCTTGGGTCGCGCTCTGAAGGCTTAAGTACAAATGTATTTCCGCACACTATGGCAAGCGGGAACATCCAAAGCGGCACCATAGCGGGAAAGTTGAATGGCGTAATGCCGGCAACCACACCAAGAGGCTGAAACTCACTCCACGAATCGATGCTTGGCCCAACATTCTTACTGTGCTCGCCTTTAAGCAACTGTGGTGCACCACAGGCAAACTCTACGTTCTCGATACCACGCTGCAGTTCTCCTGCCGCATCGTGGCTTATTTTTCCGTGCTCCGCGCCAATTAGCGCGGTTATCTCTTCAGCATGCTCTTCCAGTAAACTTTTGAATTTAAACATGATGCGAGCGCGCTTGCTAACCGGGGTATTCCGCCATTGAGGGAACGCTTGCTGTGCGCTCACAATGGCATCGTTCACCGTGGCTTTCGATGCCAGTAAAACCAGTTTTTCTGCTTCCCCCGTTGCCGGGTTATAGACATCTTGCATGCGCCCTTTGGGCGTACAGGTTTCACCATTTATAAAGTGGCCTACTACTTTCATTTCAAATCTAATCCTTTAGTTATGCGTCTTTACACGCGCTGTGATAGCCGCGCTGATAATATAAGAGTGCGTCGGCCTCTGGGTCTTGCTTAATGTCTACCACCTGGCAGAAAAGCACATCGTGTGTGGCCACACTTTTTACATCTGTGATAATGCAGTCAAAGCTAACCGCCGCATCCGCTAACCGCGGGCAGCCGGTTGCAGACTCTACCCACTCACCAATTTGAAAGCGTTCATTCATGGGCGCTTTGCCACCAAAGGTATTAGAAATAGATTGATGCTGGGAAGTCAGCGTGTTGATAACCAAGTGCGTGCTGTTTTTAAACACCTGATGCACAGAGGCGCTTCGGTTTAAGCACACTAACAGTGTGGCGGGGTTGTCGCTTACGCTGCACACCGCGGTGGCGGTAAAGCCTGCTCGCCCCTCTGGGCCATTTGTTGTAACGACATTTACGGCTGCCGCTAAGCTAGACATGCCTTGACGGTACGCCTCTGAGGTTACCGGGGGAAGCACTTCCGTTACTGCGTTTTTTATTGCGGTAATAGTCATACGTATATCCTTTTTCGTTAGCGTTACAGTATTTGACAAGCTTGTTCGAAGCTTAAGCGAGGCAAACGTTTGTGCACTTTCTTTCCATCGCCATAGCCAATGTTAAGTAAGAAGTTCACCTTCCACGTGCTATCGGAAAAGAATGTGTCGTTAAGTAATTTGGGGTTAAAGCCAGACATGGCACCGGCATCAAGACCTAGTGCACGCGCAGCACTAATGAGATAAGCGCCCTGCATTGAACTGTTTCGCATCGCGGTTTCATAAGCCGCTTCTGGGCTTGAGGTAAACCAGCTCTTAGCATCCGCATAAGGAAATAGCGTAGGTAACTCTTCATAGAACTCTTCATCGTAAGCCACGATAACCGTACAAGGTGCGGTCATGGTTTGCTCAACATTACCGCTTGAAAGACAAGGTTTGAGTTTCTCCCGCCCTTCATCTGACGTAATAAAAACAAAGCGCGCCGGGCTGCAGTTTGCCGATGTCGAGCCTACTTTCACTAAGTCATAAAGTTGCTTTAGCACGGCCTCATCTATCTTTTTATCTAGCCAGATGGTGTGGGTGTGTGC
Protein-coding sequences here:
- a CDS encoding flavin reductase, producing MTITAIKNAVTEVLPPVTSEAYRQGMSSLAAAVNVVTTNGPEGRAGFTATAVCSVSDNPATLLVCLNRSASVHQVFKNSTHLVINTLTSQHQSISNTFGGKAPMNERFQIGEWVESATGCPRLADAAVSFDCIITDVKSVATHDVLFCQVVDIKQDPEADALLYYQRGYHSACKDA
- a CDS encoding TonB-dependent receptor, with translation MHTLNTHKRLLALTVGMALSAPAAFAAENVWESIEVTAQKRNENISDVGIAITAFSGEQLEALGLESSTELIAFTPGVSLAGDIGGQRAIFNIRGVVQNDYADLAEAPVAVYVDGGYLASTQAQTFGLFDVARIEILKGPQGTLFGRNATGGLVNTITAKPTADTEGYAEFTAARFEQYRFEGAISGEIADGIYGRFSGFTNQQGEILENIYEDGAAPDTRLGSVGGGEDGYNDDTKAFRAQLMFDIGEEGTLLLSGNWSDTTKSEGPYQVVNTTEVKDAAGNVIDVIFAADDPLGCDTIQAGVCVDGNFNGDPFRPVQGGDFNGNFDPDGSGNKVNKDFAFDDQNKIKSKGLAATLDYAFESFDFFAMSDYKEFKRTVGLDSDQTASPELIFQSNSTIEQLSQEFRFSGETADLKWVGGLYYLSIDTDYSQGLAGSPTTFFLGGEENNTLVSLETDSYSVFGQVDYSLTDDLVLVGGLRYTRENKDFLGNVYQNENTNDRIIEIDTSTASLEVMDEQNDQNLWSAKLQLEYSVGNSLYYAGINRGVKAGSFNAPLLGGFSFYEPEELTSYEAGLKHSFMQGSGVFNANVFYYDYSDYQSFSWVNNAGVVTNEEASFSGVELEVFLTPADSVDVMVNFSYTDAVVEDLEVASGYFADTTPPFTPEFQASAMLRYNWDAFNGNMAAQLSASYQSETFHNARNFTAHEIDSYATADTRLTWVDGQDKWSLAAYVDNLFDSDHELIGFDVTGFYGTSQISYAKPRTYGVTVRRNF
- a CDS encoding malonic semialdehyde reductase, with the protein product MTVSETTEIGTKDPISESGLAQLFSDAHTHTIWLDKKIDEAVLKQLYDLVKVGSTSANCSPARFVFITSDEGREKLKPCLSSGNVEQTMTAPCTVIVAYDEEFYEELPTLFPYADAKSWFTSSPEAAYETAMRNSSMQGAYLISAARALGLDAGAMSGFNPKLLNDTFFSDSTWKVNFLLNIGYGDGKKVHKRLPRLSFEQACQIL
- a CDS encoding CoA-acylating methylmalonate-semialdehyde dehydrogenase, encoding MKVVGHFINGETCTPKGRMQDVYNPATGEAEKLVLLASKATVNDAIVSAQQAFPQWRNTPVSKRARIMFKFKSLLEEHAEEITALIGAEHGKISHDAAGELQRGIENVEFACGAPQLLKGEHSKNVGPSIDSWSEFQPLGVVAGITPFNFPAMVPLWMFPLAIVCGNTFVLKPSERDPSCAIFLAKLLKEAGLPDGVFNVVNGDKEAVDQILDDERIKAVSFVGSTPIAEYIYSKANANGKRCQALGGAKNHAIVMPDADIDNAVNQLLGAAFGSSGERCMALSVVVAVGDEVADKIVDKMQTAMKGLKVGAFDDASNDFGPLITLQHKEKVEGYITSAAEQGANVVVDGRSPTVEGYETGFFLGATLIDNVTPEMTSYKAEIFGPVLQVMRVESMQQAMQLIDEHEYGNGTCIFTRDGEAARYFSDNIQVGMVGINVPLPVPVSYHSFGGWKRSLFGDLHAYGPDGVRFYTKRKTITQRWPSSGVREGVSFSFPS